GCATAATCCCCAGCAGATTCCGGTGTATAAGCTCCAACGAAAACAGATCCGGCATTCACGACCTGGCTTACCAATTCATCCGCATTTTCAGTATTGATGATCAAGTGCTCCGGTCCATATTCGTTAGTGATCTCCAACATGGTCGAAAATTCATCAACCACGATCAGGGAACTATGTTGTAGGGCAACCTCTGCTATGTCCTTTCTTGGCAAAGCTTCCAACTGCTTTTGCACTTCTTCTTTGATCTCTTTGGCTTTTTTCTCAGAGGTACTGACCAGCACAACCTGACTATCTACCCCATGTTCCGCCTGCGAAAGCAAGTCCGCTGCCGCAAAAGACGCTTCTGCAGAATCATCCACTAAAACCATCACTTCAGACGGGCCCGCCGGCATATCAATGGCCACCGCATCTCTGGCCGCCAATTGCTTTGCTGCAGTTACATATTGGTTACCCGGTCCAAAGACCTTATCTACTTTAGGTACCGTCTCTGTGCCATAAGCCATCGCCGCAATGGCCTGAGCCCCACCGATCTTTAAAATTCGTGTGATACCTATGAGATCTGCTGTATACAAAATGATCGGATTGAGTTCTCCGTACTGATTGGTCGGAGAAGCCAAAATGATTTCTTTGCAACCCGCGATCTTAGCAGGAATCCCTAACATCAACACTGTAGAGAAAAGTGGCGCCGTACCTCCCGGCACATATAGTCCTACATTCTGGATCGGAACTGATCTACGAGAGCAAACTACGCCTTCCATGACCTCCATTTCCAGTTCATCCTGTTGCTGGGCCTGATGAAATTTCTTGATGTTCTTTCTTGCTCGTTTAATGGCCTCCTTCAAGTCTTCCGGTACCTGCTTCTTGGCCATTTCTATCTCTTTTTCAGAGATCCAAAGGTCCTCCAACTCCACATGATCATACTCCAGAGCAAGCTTGCGTAAGGCCGCATCGCCACCACGTTGTACTCGTTGTAATATCGGCAGAACAATGCGCTCTATTTGTGCATAGTCCTTGACAGGCCGCTTCAACAAAGTCGCTAGCTTAGAAGCTTTCGGATTTTTATGAATTTTCATATCCTCGCTATTACTTCACCATTTTTTCGATTGGCACGACCAAAATACCTTCGGCACCTGCTTCACGAAGCGCCTCAATCTTTTCCCAAAACTCATCTTCGTTGATCACCGAATGGATACTGCTCCATCCTTCTGTGGCCAATGGAACGACCGTTGGGCTACGCATCCCCGGTAGCAAAGCCAATAAATCTTCAACATTTTCATTAGGAGCGTTCAACAAGACGTATTTACTGCTTCTACCTGCCAAAACCGCCTCAATTCTGAAAATAAGGTTATTCAATAAAGCCTTTTTCTCCTCACTCAAGTTGCGATTGGCCACCATCACAGCCTCTGACCGCATAGCAACCTCGACTTCTTTGAGGCCATTACTCATCAGCGTACTACCGGAACTGACAATATCAAAAATTCCGTGAGCTAATCCCATGCCAGGAGCAATCTCAACCGAGCCGCTGATCTCATGAAGTTCCGCTTTAACGCCAACTGAATCAAGGTAATTCTGGAGGATTACCGGATAACTAGTGGCAATGCTTTTCCCATTAAAGTATTGTACATCCTTATACTCTTCTTCGCGAGGAATGGCCAGGGACAATCGACATTTAGAAAAACCCAATGGCTTGATCTCGTCAATGGCTTTATTTTCCTCCACATGTACATTTTGCCCTACCACACCGAGATCAGCGATACCATCCTCTACATAACCTGGAATATCATCATCTCTCAAGAACAAGAACTCCACTGGAAAATTATGAGACCGGGCCATCAGCTTCTTTGCGCCATTATTGAATTTAATGCCACATTCTTTGAATAAAGCCAGCGTATCCTCGCTCAGGCGACCCGATTTTTGTACGGCAATTTTTAGTACAGACATTTCCTTTTTCTGTGTTAATTAATAGGGAACAATAAACTTTGTGGAATAGATATAAGAAAGTTCAGTGCGTGCCATTACTTAGAAGCAATGATGGAACTCGCCATGATGGCAAGCATGAAACGCATGTATTTTGTGGCACTGAAACATTGGCGGCAAATCTAGCACAGCGCTCTGAATTTTGGTACGCCATCCATCAAAATTGAGGACACTTTTTTAGTTGTTATGTCAAACATTAAAATGGACTCTTGAAAATTCATTACCAGATAAAAATCGCGAGGAACCAGCTATTTCAACAATTATTAAAACCTGGTGAATTCCCTGATTCAACATGATCGATCAATCAGATTTTATTTGTTCGATCGCTTTATCCATTCTATCACACAATCGGGACATTCGGGTAATAATTGGAAGTCCCAAGGTTGTACCTAACATCCAAAACGATAATTTTATAAATCCCCCTTCACCTCCTTAAAAGAGAGATTATTGGTGTTTTGTATGTTTGGCGTGAAGTTATTTATGCAAGTTTTCCTTGATATCTCCGTAGAACAAAAAAAGGAAAAGACCCTTCAAATCCAGGAGATCATCTCTTGACCAGAATCGTTTTTTCTCCAGCCTTAATCTCCAGGCCGTTTTCTATTTCTATTTGATTGGCTGCGGCCAATTGACAGACCATTCTGCCGAGGACCCGCATATTGAACTCATCCTGGATCTTGAACTCGATGAGGTCCTTCCTGAATTTCTTATCTTCCAGCACCTCAGTGTAAGAGGATTCCCATCCTGCATGCAACATTTTTATCGCGTCCTGAAAATTTCCAATTTGTCTGCCAACGGCATTCGTTCGGATGAGGTTGACCAGGGTATAGCGATCATAGAAGGACGATCCATCTTCATCTGATTCATATCTCGCCAAATCATCAAAACCCTGCTCACCAACACTTTGGCTAATCATTCTTGCCACGCTTTTTTCATCCACGACATTGTTATTGCCCCTTAAGTAAACGCCCCAAAACTGTTTGTAAAGATACTTACGATCCTTCATGGTTTCACGACCTTTGATGTCCGCATACGGCACCGCTTCCGCCAGGATTCCCGCCCACATATCGTCACTTAGTTCAGCCACTTTACTCACCATGCCATTAAAGTCACCACGATCGATTTTAAGATGCATCGCGTAACTGATCCGCTTTTCTCCTTTCACCAGAGAGTCTTCCAATTCGCTGTACGTTTCTTTGAAATCTTCGGAGCCGATGATTTCCCAACATTGCGCAAAATCAAGAATGGACTTCAATTCCTGAGGTTTCGTCTTATTGTTATCGATATAGTTCCAGATCAAACCAAAATCATAATCGAACAGGCTGTTTTTCAAAACGCTGCCTTTCTCCACATAATCCGGCATACCTGCACCAAACAACAAAGAATTGGTTTGTCCTCCTTTTCCAGCTTTCACAGATACGGTCTTTCCCATCTCATACTCAGAAACCCGAGCCATGATTTGATCTCCTTTCAATATCTCGTGCTTATCGATGCTATAGTTCTTCTCAACCTCTTTGCTTAGGGTCAATCCAAGCACCGACAAACCGATCTTGTTTCCACGCTTGATGTCCAGTTTCTGGATCTTCTCGTAAGAGGTCAATTCTACCCCATCCTGCTTA
This DNA window, taken from Cytophagales bacterium, encodes the following:
- the hisG gene encoding ATP phosphoribosyltransferase; its protein translation is MSVLKIAVQKSGRLSEDTLALFKECGIKFNNGAKKLMARSHNFPVEFLFLRDDDIPGYVEDGIADLGVVGQNVHVEENKAIDEIKPLGFSKCRLSLAIPREEEYKDVQYFNGKSIATSYPVILQNYLDSVGVKAELHEISGSVEIAPGMGLAHGIFDIVSSGSTLMSNGLKEVEVAMRSEAVMVANRNLSEEKKALLNNLIFRIEAVLAGRSSKYVLLNAPNENVEDLLALLPGMRSPTVVPLATEGWSSIHSVINEDEFWEKIEALREAGAEGILVVPIEKMVK
- the hisD gene encoding histidinol dehydrogenase, encoding MKIHKNPKASKLATLLKRPVKDYAQIERIVLPILQRVQRGGDAALRKLALEYDHVELEDLWISEKEIEMAKKQVPEDLKEAIKRARKNIKKFHQAQQQDELEMEVMEGVVCSRRSVPIQNVGLYVPGGTAPLFSTVLMLGIPAKIAGCKEIILASPTNQYGELNPIILYTADLIGITRILKIGGAQAIAAMAYGTETVPKVDKVFGPGNQYVTAAKQLAARDAVAIDMPAGPSEVMVLVDDSAEASFAAADLLSQAEHGVDSQVVLVSTSEKKAKEIKEEVQKQLEALPRKDIAEVALQHSSLIVVDEFSTMLEITNEYGPEHLIINTENADELVSQVVNAGSVFVGAYTPESAGDYASGTNHTLPTNGWAKAYSGVSLDSFQKKITYQSISPAGLKKLGPAIEKMAAAELLEAHKNAVSVRLKSLES